The segment TTTTAAATTATGTGTTTGAATATTAAAAGTTCCCTTATTCTATCATTTAATTATTAGTGAGAGAATATAAGACAGGTACTGCATTAAATTATGGGGTTGTGGAGATAACCAAAGCATGAGCCATGTTCTCAAAGAAACCATAAGTCAGTCATTATTAGGGTAGGTTCTGGAACATGGAAATCTATCTAGGAattattgttgaatgaatgaagatcTAGAGTGTCCCTTTGGAAAAGGAATGGTGTCTTAAGAAGCAGTTCATGTACATTAAATATTTACACATAGTGATGTAGTGTTGGGATGATTCTGTGCTTCCAACATATAGGAATGTTTTGATAAGAATGTTCATCCTCAAGAAACTACAGAAAGATTAGAGGAAGTCCAGTGTGGATCTGGAAGGTGAGGAAGAAGTCATTCAAGGTGCTGACACCTCCTCTGGGTGCCTGAGTTCAAAATGTTGCAGTTGAGGTAATTCCTTTGTTTGCAGTTATGGCTTTCTAGGAGTGCTAGCCCATTAGACAGTTTTAAGGTATTGGCTTCTTGGTGTGAAGAAGTTGTTTGGGACACATCAGATAACAGCTCAAGTATAGACACCTTCTGTAACCTTGAAGCACCTGCTGGTGAAGAAATGGCTGGGAACAGGGTGGACAGGAACTCAGGGTGGAGGATGACCACAAAGAGGCAGGCACAGGGCAAGGTTTGGGATACCAGTCAACCAAAGAAGCAATTTTCTgatatttctttccctctgtttCCTTCCTCCTTTACTGAACAATGCTGTGGTTTGCATTATTCTGCTATGTAGATTACATttacaaaatattagtaaatgaATTAACATTGAAACTATTGGAGATGAACACAAGAGAAGACAGAAGGttcagagaaaagcaatgaactAACCCTAGAAGACAGCTCAGCGACTCACCCAACAGGAGGATACATCAACAATGTTGCCTTTTCCAGTGATTTCAGACACGTGAAAACAACACTTCTGGGAAAGGGATAGTTTACTTGGATTTTGGGAGATCATAACAGCCTGAATGTCTCTACATAAATTCTAGTCCTTTTCCTCACTTAAAATTTTCCTTACTGCTAGGAAACAAAATATGTTTATGGTGTGAATTGATCTGTCATCAAGTtttgcatgtatatgtgtgtgtgagtgagtgtgtgtTATGAGAACTAGTTTGCTGGGCGTGATCTTCACAACCTTTGGATAAATTATGGGATTTAAGTGGGTACCCAAAACACTAGGTAAAGATTCTGCCTTGTCTATGAACTCCTCTTTTATAGCCAATTCCATTTCAGCAGTACATCAGAAAAATACAGCTGTGAAAGTGGTTATTCTGGAGAACTACAATAATTAGCACTTGATGGATTTTATCACACAAAGGCATCTAAAATGATCCACACACTTCATTGTTGACTGTTTTGAGACCATTTTGAACATTGGTTCTATGTTCTCCTATGGAAACAATTGACTATGGCTAGAACCAGCAATATTATACTCATCATCTGTAGAAAGTGGTTTATATTCTAGGGACCATGTGTTCTCCATCATCCTGTGAATACTTCCATCCATTCCATCCatcttctatttgtttttcttgataaatacactCATTTTCATgtcaaccatccatccatctatctcaCATAACCATCAATCATGCTTCTGTCTATCCCTATTTCTACTCTCCTTAGCTTCCTCCTTCACTTCATCATTCCATTTTCCCCATACACACCTCCTTCTTTACACTTTCTCATCTCCCTACCTTACACCCTTCCTACACATTCACATAGCCTGCTTCACAACTTCTTTCTAGTTCATCCTATTCTGTCTTATTCTGCATGTTCCTTTCCATCATTCCCTTGTCCATTTCACTCCTCCTTCCAATATACCAACTATTCTCCACATTTATTATTCTATCCTCtacttttccccttctctctcattccatccatccttccatacAATTTCTCTCCATTTTCCAATCTTCCTGCTTCCTTTATTTATAATTTGTCCTCCAATTCACTCTCACTTCCAGATAATCAGTTTCCTTCAATTAGTCCTCCCATACTCcaccttccttcattctttcccaTTTATCTTTCCCTTCTTCCATCTCCACTGTCCATCCAGATAAATTCATCACATACGTACATCCTCCACCCATTTTTTCTCATCATTTGCAACTTTCACCTACCTTACTTCCATTTGTGCATTCTCTCACCCTCTGCATTCTCATATTCTCTTTCCATGGACCATCACTTTTCATTAGATTAGTTTTTTCCCACTCTTATCCCTCCTATAAATTTAAAGATTAACataatgaagaaatatttatctTACTAGCTAAATTAGCTGCTGTTTTAATTCTCATTAgccattttgtttcctttgttttctggTGCATTTCTCATTGCAGCAGTTGTAGAGATCATGCTATCTGCAGTAACCAATGCTAGCTGTCATCTATGCACAGTGTGCCTCTTGGGAGCTTTCCTGATTACTActaaccccttcctctctataaAAGCACTCTGATTTGGGGACCATCTCCAAGTCCTGTTAGAGAGGCCTCTCCATCTTCCCATAAGGGGGATAATTTGGTCATGATCATAATTTCAGAGTTGGGCATATAACTTACTGTACCCCTTcaaccagaaaaaaatatttaatacaagCTTAAGGAAGCAGTAGTGTTCTCTTTACCCAACTGAATAGACTCAGTTTCCTCTAGTTAACTATGAAGGTTGCAACTTGTTTAACTAAGCCATTTTCCTGAGGAAGGCCATGTTGAGAGAGGGAAATGACATGGGTCTCCACGGAACCATTGAACCGGTGCATCAGGGACCAGTGATCCCTGGTCCCCCCCCTAATCCAGACCTCTGATTATGGAAAATTGCATGTTTCCTCATGGTTTCCACAGTTCAGGATGGGAATTTTCTGCAGGAGAAAATTTCTTTTCTGGGACCCTATGGAACATTAAAGGACTCTAATTGTAAATCAGTATGAAAAGGTTAAAAACTAGGTGAGGTCTACAGATCTTCTCCTAAATCCTACAGGTAAGAAAATTTGGGGGAGTAAAACAGTTTCACACGTACATACAAGTATGTGAACACATATATGAGAATACTACATGTATGTGAACACACACAGATCACAAAAGTGCATACTCACATGTGCACACATACCCACACACTCagatacacacaaatatacacacactcaTCTATGCAGATGAACAAATCCAAAATCTCAAAATCTATACACATATTGTCGCACACGAATGTACCCTCACTCACATGGTATACACACACTCATTCATTTTCACATACTACTTGCAcatataaaaaaacagaaatacaatcacatgctcacacacactaTTATGCACATACACACTCAAGTTCTTACACACACACTACTATGGGAGAGGCCAGATTGGATCTCTCCTTGTGCTCTTCCATAGAATCCCATATCTATCATCATTCACTGGTTGCTAATACTCAAAGTCGCTAACAAATTTgtcttcttcacctctcaattcaTAAGATCTACACACTTTCTTATCTTTATAGTGGGTTAACtagaatgtgattttttttttttgcacaaaaTCTCTCCACAATCACAGTaacttataataataaaaatttcaaaaatatccaAGCCACAGTAACTTGCAACAACAAAGTATCTGGAAGAATCAAATCTTATAGCACCATTTGTGACATTGTATGGCTTTCCTGGACCACCTAGAAGCCTGAAAAACACTGTAAAAATGGAGTTCttcttccagaaaacagaaattCTTGAACAGTATCCAAAAGGGTCTTTAATTGGGAATGATTTGTCTCAAAATAACCAATTGTGAAGATTACCATGCAAGGAAATGTGAATTTGAAATGAGTTTGCTAAAATCCACATACTGTTCTACACTCTTTGGCAGAAAGAAATTCTGGTGGAAGATGCTCAGAAAAGGGCTACCAAGATCTTCAGATGTTAAACTCTCGTATGGGTCTTTGAGTCATCAATAATCTCCACACGACAGGAGCCATCAAGAAAGGAATTCCTGATGCAAACCCTTCCAGATCCACCTGCAAGAAATGATACCACAGTCATAGTCTCACTGGGGCACAAGTTTCCTCCTTCCCCTGCATTTCTAAAATGTGTATGACATTGTCTTGTGAACTTCGGGCTGTTATCTTGCAGTTGACTCTGATAATAATGCCTACAATTGGATCCTGAACATGCCACATTCTGTTTCTTACTTTGCATTACCATACATAGCAAGTCTTATTTACAATGTTAATAGAAATATCTATGCATTTAAACTCTCATTTTTTAACTGTGGAACAGAGTTATAGGTCTCCCAATATTCCCCTTTTGATGCTGATATAATTTCAAGAAAATCCAGAAACTGTGtttcaatgtatttatttattatttttgctttcagaTATAAAATGGCATCCAATGGATATATTTTAGGTTGTGATAACTTAGAATTAAAACTTTCCTCATGCCAGAACTTATCTTTCAAATACATAATTACAACTTCTTTGCTAAAAATGCAAAGAATTTTTTGAGAGAAGTCTTGACATCCTTGTTCCTTAATGTGTAAATGAGAGGGTTCAAGGTGGGGCTCACTGTGGCATAAAGCACAGCCATGACTTTGCCTGCTTCAGGAGAGTAGCTGGAGCCTGGGGTCAGATAAGTATAGATGACTGTGGTGTAGTACATAGTGACCACAATGAGATGGGAGGAACAAGTGGAGAAGGCTCGCTGCTTCCCCTCAGCTGTACGAATCTTCATGATTGTTGAGATGATTAAACTGTAGGACACCATGGTGAGGAGGAAATTCAACACAGCATAGAATATGTCAGCAATTATTACCATGATATCATTCAAGTATGTGGAGGAGCAAGAGAGGAGCAACACTGGGGGCATCTCACAGAAAAAGTGATCTATCACATTGGGCCCACAGAAGGTCAGCTGTAACACCAGACAGGTATCAATTCCAGCACCAAGTATGCTGATGCTCCACACAGATCCTGCCAGAGCTGCACACACTCGATGGCTCACCATGGAGCCATAGTGCAGGGGATGGCAGATGgcaacatagcggtcataggccatggcaGTGAAAAGAAGCAACTCTGCTGCAACAGACCATGTCTGGAAGAACATCTGGATAATGCAGCCCCTGAAGGAGATGGTTCTCTTCTCTGCCACCAGAATCTCAAGTAGCTTAGGCAAAACACTGCATGCACAGAACACATCAAACACAGCCAAGTTGACCAAGAAAAAGTACATAGGGGTGTGCAGCACAGGACT is part of the Dasypus novemcinctus isolate mDasNov1 chromosome 6, mDasNov1.1.hap2, whole genome shotgun sequence genome and harbors:
- the LOC101427157 gene encoding olfactory receptor 13A1-like, which codes for MATSNQTLVTEFILQGFSERPQLRVLFFILFLSLYTMALCGNSLIVAAISFSPVLHTPMYFFLVNLAVFDVFCACSVLPKLLEILVAEKRTISFRGCIIQMFFQTWSVAAELLLFTAMAYDRYVAICHPLHYGSMVSHRVCAALAGSVWSISILGAGIDTCLVLQLTFCGPNVIDHFFCEMPPVLLLSCSSTYLNDIMVIIADIFYAVLNFLLTMVSYSLIISTIMKIRTAEGKQRAFSTCSSHLIVVTMYYTTVIYTYLTPGSSYSPEAGKVMAVLYATVSPTLNPLIYTLRNKDVKTSLKKFFAFLAKKL